Sequence from the candidate division KSB1 bacterium genome:
CGGATTTGCAGGCTCTGCTCGAAAAGCGCCGCGATGAAGGCATGGAATTTAACGGCTATATCTTTGTTAATAAGAACGGAAAGGCGATGACGAGGATGCAGGCGGCTGCAGTGGTGAGGAAATATGTCGGACGAGTTGCCGATAGAAAAAAAGCTCATCCCCATGCCTTACGGCATACTTTTGCAACGCATCTGCTCGACCAGGGCGCGGATCTCATGTCGGTTAAGGAGCTTTTAGGACATCAGAACCTGAGTACAACGCAGATCTATACTCACGTTTCGGCCGAGCATTTAAAAAAAATTTATCATCAATGTTTCCCACGGGGTAAGGAATGAATCCCCTTTCCGCGATAAACCTAAAAGCAGCCCAAGGAGGTGCTCGGAGAACCTTTTTGTTACAGAATCAGATCTCTCGCATCTGGATCTCTTCACCCCAATTATATAAGGAGGTTCCCATGACTGTTACGTTCACTGCCAGGCATTTCAAAACCTCAGATCGACTCAAAGAATTCGCTACGCAGGAAGTTAGGCGCCTGAAGAAATATTATGACGATATCCTTGAAGTAGATATTGTCTTGGATTATGTCAAGCTCGAGCAAGTGGCCGAGATCAGCATAAAAGTGTATGGGCAGAGATTAACCGTCGTCGAAAAGAGTGAGGATATGTATAAATCCATTACCCTTGCAGTGGACAAACTGGAGAGGAAGCTCTTAAAGTACAAAGAAAAGCTGCGCCATTTTGATAAGGAGAGAATTGCGGAAAACATCGAGTTTCCCGTTGAGGAATAACTTTACCAGCGGGGGCGTCAAGCCCCCGCTTAAACGAAACAGGTAAGGAGCATGCAGACCAGCGCAAAAAAATATGTCCAAGTATTCGATCCAAGGCCGGCAAAGGCTTTGTCGTTCATCAAAGTGCGCACGCTTTATGAGGACATGCGCGAACGGCTGAGCCTGCAGATCGTCAACGGCGATTTTTCTTTCGAACGCAAGATTCGCGAAAAGGAGTTGAATCGTCCGGGCCTGGCCTTTGCGGGCTTTGTCGACGTGTTCACCTATTGGCGCGTGCAGGTGATGGGAAACACGGAGATCAGCTATCTCAGCACCCTAACGCGGGAAGGTCGAATCAAGGCCATTACCACGGTGCTCGGTTTTGAGCTGCCCTGCATCATCATCACCAGCAACAATCCTGTGCCCGAGGAGCTCATCGAAATTGCCACTCATCACGGTATTACCGTTTTTCTGACGCCTTTCAACACCACTTCCGTGCATCGCCATTTGAGCGAATATTTGGAAGCCAAATTTGCTCCTCGTCTTGTTGTTCACGGCACTCTGGTCGACTTGTTCAGCGTGGGCGTGTTGTTTGTGGGGCAGGCGGCAATCGGCAAGAGCGAGCTGGCGCTAGACCTCATCGAGCGCGGCCATCAGCTGGTGGCCGACGACGCTGTCGAAATCACCAAAGTCGGCTCCAATGTGCTGCAGGGTGCGCCGCGGGGAAGCATCGGTCACCACATGGAAATCCGAGGGCTGGGCATCATCGACATTTTCAAGATGTTCGGCGTGCGCGGCATTCGCGGCAAAAAGGACATTCATGTCATCGTCAAGCTGGAACG
This genomic interval carries:
- the raiA gene encoding ribosome-associated translation inhibitor RaiA, coding for MTVTFTARHFKTSDRLKEFATQEVRRLKKYYDDILEVDIVLDYVKLEQVAEISIKVYGQRLTVVEKSEDMYKSITLAVDKLERKLLKYKEKLRHFDKERIAENIEFPVEE
- the hprK gene encoding HPr(Ser) kinase/phosphatase — encoded protein: MQTSAKKYVQVFDPRPAKALSFIKVRTLYEDMRERLSLQIVNGDFSFERKIREKELNRPGLAFAGFVDVFTYWRVQVMGNTEISYLSTLTREGRIKAITTVLGFELPCIIITSNNPVPEELIEIATHHGITVFLTPFNTTSVHRHLSEYLEAKFAPRLVVHGTLVDLFSVGVLFVGQAAIGKSELALDLIERGHQLVADDAVEITKVGSNVLQGAPRGSIGHHMEIRGLGIIDIFKMFGVRGIRGKKDIHVIVKLERFQQGKSYERTGLDRVYTKIMGVEIPLVELPVLEGKNLTIVAEAVALNHKLRQIGIDQAQEFDERLKSILMAPEEETEQVNVDLEE